TCTTTAAGCAAGTGGTTCCAGTCAAAATAATTTTAGATTTCTTTATGCTTCAAAGGCATATGCTCATTCCAATGGATACCTTTATGAATACAGTAAAAAGAATAGAATAAAGGCTGTAGAAAAAAAGGAAAGAATATAGCAAAAGCCAGCTGGATCAGCCCCGGTTCAGCTGGTTTTTGATGGAAAAAAAGAAACGAATGGGATATATTATTTTTCTACAAAACATTGAAAACAATTCGGACATGCAGTCACAGCTTGTTCCATGTGTTATAATATGGACTGAATTAAAGGAGGTTGCGGTTGATGACAGCTTTACAAAACATGTGGTTTTCCTTTTTTGGTATATTTTTAATGTTTGTGTCGGCCGGGCTTACCGTGTTATCACAAAAGCTGCCTGGAATTTGGCGGGTATTATTACTTATATTGTCATTTTTATGTCTTATGATAGCTGGTCTAATTGTTTTTGCCGTCGTAGTAAGAGGGCCGCTGGCTGAATAAAAAAACTCTACGTTAACATATAACGACCTTTCTGCTTAGGAGGTGAAGCAGTGAAAATTAAATTGATTGCATCATGTTTGGGTTTGATTCTTCTATTTTTCTTATCGGGTTGTATGTTCCCGCAGGAAAAAAGGGCGGAAAATCAAGTACCTTATGAAAATCAGCTTGCTTCCGTTCAGCAAGCGGTTGATCAATATAAACAAGATAACAGTGTGCTTCCTATAAAAACAAAGGATGAAGATACACCGATATATCAGAAATATGTAATAGATTTTAAGCAGTTACTGCCGCGTTATATGCAAGAGCCGCCAGGAAATTCTTTTGAAAATGGTGGATTTTATCAATATGTGATTATTAATCCGGAAGAGGAAGCAGAAGTTAAAGTAATTGACTTACGTATTATGAGAGAGATACAAGAACTACAGCGAGAAGTAAATAACTATATTAAAGAAAATGAATATGCTCCTATTGAAGAACCCATTGGCCCTGGGGTTTATTCCATAGATATGGAGAAGCTGGATTACCATCGGGATGCGAAAGTGGAAAGTCCATACAATGAGACATATTTACCTCTAATCATTAATAAACATGGAAATGTTTTAATCGATTATGCAATGGATTTAAATATAGCTTTACGAGAAAATGACCATAATTTCAAAAAAGGTGATGACATAAGAGAAATATTAACGGACCATTCGCCGATAGTACCTGTATTCTCTGTTCCGTATACGATTGATGACAATGGAGAGCCGTCATTTAAAAAAGAATAACAATATAAAACATAAAACGAAGAAAGACACTTTCCGTTGTAAAACATCAGGAGAGTGTCTTTTTTACTTACAAAATGTAAATACAATTCGATTAACTGTATAAGCAAAACCTATATTATTTAACGTACAGGACGGAGTAACGATGTTATGGACGGCATTTCGAGTGAGATATAGCTAATCTGTTATATGCTAGCTGTTATTCTTTGAAAGCTTTACCGTCTCATTTCTCTTTTAAGTTTAAGCATATAAGTTTGAATCATAGCATAAGTAGAAATGAGAAAGTCATATCCGTCGGACATTATCATAAATATATAATGTCATACATGCAAGACCGGTATCGGAATTTCACATTGAACAGGAGGGGATCTAGTGGAAAAGGTTGATATCTTCAAAGATATCGCGGAGCGGACCGGTGGAGACATCTATCTAGGAGTAGTCGGAGCAGTCCGTACCGGTAAATCCACTTTTATTAAAAAGTTCATGGAGCTTGTCGTTCTTCCTAATATGGAAAGTGAAGCAGATAAAGCACGAACAAAAGATGAACTGCCGCAAAGTGCTGCCGGGAAGACGATCATGACAACAGAACCGAAATTTGTTCCTAACAAT
This DNA window, taken from Alteribacillus bidgolensis, encodes the following:
- a CDS encoding DUF2768 family protein, which codes for MTALQNMWFSFFGIFLMFVSAGLTVLSQKLPGIWRVLLLILSFLCLMIAGLIVFAVVVRGPLAE